A single genomic interval of Asinibacterium sp. OR53 harbors:
- a CDS encoding SIS domain-containing protein, translating into MHTSIYQTALNTIELEAQSIAGLAAFIDPSFEQAVKVVHGSKGRLVISGIGKSAIVAQKIVATLNSTGTPSLFMHAADAIHGDLGMVQRDDVVMIISKSGESPEIKVLVPLIKNFGNALIGMVGNTDSFLATQSDLVLNTTVSKEACPNNLAPTSSTTAQMVMGDVLAVCLMELNGFSGKDFAKYHPGGNLGKRMYLRAADLYTHNERPHVLPTATLKEVIVEITEKRLGVTAVTDEQNRVVGIITDGDLRRMLEKSNNIQDIKAADILSVHPKTIPPDMLAVDTLDVLRKYDISQLIVAEDGKYLGILHIHDLVKEGII; encoded by the coding sequence ATGCATACATCGATTTATCAAACAGCGCTGAATACCATTGAGTTAGAAGCTCAATCGATTGCAGGACTCGCTGCTTTCATAGACCCTTCTTTTGAGCAGGCCGTAAAGGTTGTTCATGGGTCTAAAGGACGATTGGTAATCAGTGGTATTGGCAAAAGCGCCATTGTAGCCCAGAAGATCGTGGCCACCCTCAATTCAACGGGCACTCCTTCTCTCTTTATGCATGCGGCAGATGCCATCCATGGCGACCTGGGCATGGTGCAGCGTGATGATGTGGTGATGATCATCAGCAAGAGCGGAGAAAGCCCGGAGATCAAAGTGCTGGTACCACTTATTAAAAATTTTGGCAATGCATTGATCGGTATGGTGGGGAATACCGACAGTTTCCTGGCTACCCAGAGCGACCTGGTGCTGAATACAACTGTAAGTAAAGAGGCTTGTCCCAATAACCTGGCCCCCACCAGCAGCACTACGGCACAGATGGTCATGGGCGATGTGTTGGCGGTGTGTTTGATGGAACTGAATGGTTTCAGCGGCAAGGATTTTGCTAAATACCATCCGGGTGGCAACCTGGGCAAACGGATGTATTTGCGGGCGGCGGATCTCTATACACATAATGAACGACCACATGTGTTACCCACTGCCACATTGAAGGAAGTGATCGTGGAGATCACCGAAAAAAGGTTGGGTGTAACTGCAGTAACCGACGAACAGAACCGGGTAGTGGGCATTATTACTGATGGAGACCTGCGGCGTATGCTGGAAAAGAGCAACAACATACAGGATATAAAAGCGGCTGATATTTTATCAGTTCATCCCAAAACCATACCACCCGATATGCTGGCAGTGGATACGCTGGACGTATTGCGGAAATACGATATCAGTCAGTTGATCGTGGCCGAGGACGGAAAATACCTGGGTATATTGCACATACATGACCTGGTAAAAGAAGGCATTATTTAA
- a CDS encoding mannose-1-phosphate guanylyltransferase: MNKSHYVAIMAGGIGSRFWPKSRTSYPKQFLDILNTGKTLIQWTYERYATFIPKENIFIVTSDEYTSIVKKQLPALPVENILAEPSRKNTAPCIAYISFKLLQKDPEASLIVAPSDHLILDNERFKEITLQALHFVGHIKSLVTLGINPTYPNTGYGYIQHDALPVADGIYKVKTFTEKPNLELAKTFLASGDFLWNAGIFVWRVKNVVKAFEMYQPEMYELFDGVKADYNTAREKAAMDGIYPLCTNISIDVAIMEKADNVYVIPSSFGWSDLGTWNSAYDNLEKDYLGNAVAGDNVIVIDATKCMISASHDKLLVLQGLDDFIVVDTKDVLLVCKKEKEQAIKEYVAEVKRNKGEKYL; the protein is encoded by the coding sequence ATGAATAAAAGTCATTATGTAGCGATCATGGCGGGTGGTATCGGCAGTCGCTTCTGGCCTAAGAGCAGAACCAGTTATCCCAAGCAATTCCTCGATATTTTAAATACCGGCAAGACCCTCATCCAATGGACTTATGAGCGCTATGCCACTTTTATTCCGAAAGAGAATATTTTCATTGTTACCTCCGATGAATATACATCCATTGTAAAAAAGCAATTGCCAGCGCTGCCGGTAGAGAATATCCTTGCGGAGCCGAGCAGAAAAAATACAGCGCCTTGTATTGCTTATATCTCTTTCAAATTATTACAGAAAGATCCGGAAGCTTCTTTGATCGTGGCGCCGAGCGATCACCTCATACTGGACAATGAACGTTTTAAAGAAATTACCCTGCAGGCGCTCCACTTTGTGGGTCATATCAAATCATTGGTTACGCTGGGCATCAATCCTACTTATCCTAATACAGGGTATGGTTATATCCAGCACGATGCGTTGCCGGTTGCCGATGGTATTTATAAAGTAAAAACCTTCACCGAAAAACCCAATCTCGAACTGGCGAAAACCTTTTTGGCCAGCGGAGATTTTTTATGGAATGCCGGCATCTTTGTGTGGCGGGTAAAGAATGTGGTGAAAGCTTTTGAAATGTACCAGCCTGAGATGTATGAACTCTTCGATGGGGTGAAGGCTGACTACAATACCGCTCGCGAGAAAGCGGCGATGGACGGAATCTATCCTTTGTGTACGAATATTTCCATCGATGTGGCCATCATGGAAAAAGCAGATAATGTATATGTGATCCCTTCTTCTTTCGGCTGGAGCGACCTGGGCACATGGAACAGCGCTTATGATAACCTGGAAAAAGATTACCTGGGTAATGCTGTGGCAGGAGACAATGTAATTGTGATCGATGCTACCAAATGCATGATCTCGGCATCGCATGATAAGCTGTTGGTATTACAGGGGCTCGACGATTTCATTGTAGTGGATACCAAAGATGTATTGTTGGTGTGTAAAAAAGAAAAAGAACAGGCCATCAAAGAATATGTGGCTGAAGTAAAGCGCAACAAAGGCGAGAAGTACCTTTAA